One genomic region from Nocardia vinacea encodes:
- the dnaG gene encoding DNA primase produces MAGRLPDRDIAAIRERVRIEDVVGEYVALKRAGADSMKGLCPFHDEKSPSFHVRPNHGLYHCFGCGEGGDVFAFLQKVEHVGFVEAVEQLADRIGYQINYEGGGTSVQRDRGTRARLVAANAAAHEFYMAKLREPDAEVARKYLTDRNFDGNAAQQFGCGYAPAGWDALTKHLLRKGFDFKELEAAGLSRQGQRGPIDRFHRRLLWPIRNLGGDVIGFGARKLFDDDTMPGKYINTPETLLYKKSQVLFGLDHAKREIAKGHQAVVVEGYTDVMAMHLAGVKTAVASCGTAFGDEHLALLRRLLMDDNFWRGEIIYTFDGDAAGQAAALKAFAGDQKLAGQTYIAIAPDGQDPCELRQHSGDGAVRDLVARRTPLYEFVIRGLLADHNLDTAEGQVEALRRAVPVVAQIKDNALRKAYATKLAGWVGWDDIQTVVRRVGEEAKRNRNGGRPGGRGPAAGAPQPSAVVAEHPAARPNPNDPTLLPQRQALGAALQYPAMAGVVFDSIETEAFTHPAYAAVRAMIAEAGGTVSGLSGAEWVNAVSDGTDDLTMRALVSELSGEQMPVKSANDIPRFVTGVLARVQEAWVGRQIAELKSKLQRVSSTEQAEAYLALFGDLVALEQYRKSLLTQAMGNHNDFAAG; encoded by the coding sequence GTGGCCGGACGACTCCCAGATCGCGATATCGCGGCAATACGCGAACGCGTCCGGATCGAGGATGTAGTGGGGGAGTACGTCGCGCTGAAGCGGGCGGGTGCGGACTCCATGAAGGGCCTGTGCCCGTTCCACGACGAGAAGTCGCCGTCGTTCCATGTGCGGCCCAACCACGGCCTGTACCACTGCTTCGGCTGCGGTGAGGGCGGCGACGTCTTCGCCTTTCTGCAGAAGGTCGAGCACGTCGGCTTCGTCGAGGCGGTCGAACAGCTCGCCGATCGGATCGGCTACCAGATCAACTACGAGGGCGGCGGCACCTCGGTGCAGCGTGACCGCGGCACCAGGGCCAGGTTGGTCGCCGCCAATGCCGCCGCACACGAGTTCTACATGGCCAAACTGCGCGAGCCCGACGCCGAGGTGGCGCGCAAGTATTTGACCGACCGCAACTTCGACGGCAATGCCGCCCAGCAGTTCGGCTGCGGCTACGCCCCCGCGGGCTGGGACGCGCTCACGAAGCATCTGCTGCGCAAGGGCTTCGACTTCAAGGAACTCGAGGCGGCCGGGCTGTCGCGCCAGGGACAGCGCGGCCCGATCGACCGCTTCCACCGGCGACTGCTGTGGCCGATCCGCAATCTCGGCGGTGACGTCATCGGTTTCGGTGCGCGCAAGCTCTTCGACGACGACACCATGCCCGGCAAGTACATCAATACGCCGGAAACCTTGCTGTACAAGAAGTCTCAGGTGCTCTTCGGCCTCGACCACGCCAAGCGCGAGATCGCCAAGGGCCACCAGGCGGTGGTGGTCGAGGGCTACACCGACGTCATGGCCATGCACCTGGCCGGGGTGAAAACCGCCGTTGCCTCCTGCGGCACCGCCTTCGGTGACGAACATCTCGCCCTGTTGCGCCGACTGCTCATGGACGACAACTTCTGGCGCGGCGAAATCATCTACACCTTCGACGGTGACGCGGCCGGACAGGCGGCGGCGCTGAAAGCCTTTGCGGGCGACCAGAAGTTGGCCGGGCAGACCTACATCGCCATCGCGCCCGACGGCCAGGACCCGTGCGAACTGCGCCAGCACTCCGGCGACGGCGCCGTGCGTGACCTGGTGGCCCGGCGAACCCCGCTGTACGAGTTCGTGATTCGCGGCCTACTCGCCGACCACAACCTGGACACCGCCGAGGGACAGGTGGAGGCGCTGCGCCGCGCCGTGCCGGTGGTGGCGCAGATCAAGGACAACGCGCTGCGCAAGGCATACGCGACCAAACTCGCGGGCTGGGTCGGTTGGGACGATATCCAGACCGTGGTGCGGCGGGTCGGTGAGGAAGCCAAGCGCAATCGCAACGGTGGGCGTCCGGGCGGACGTGGCCCGGCGGCCGGCGCGCCACAGCCCAGCGCGGTCGTCGCCGAACACCCCGCCGCGCGCCCGAACCCGAACGACCCGACGCTGCTGCCGCAACGGCAAGCGCTCGGTGCGGCACTGCAGTATCCGGCGATGGCCGGTGTGGTTTTCGATTCGATCGAGACCGAGGCCTTCACCCATCCGGCCTACGCGGCTGTCCGCGCCATGATCGCCGAGGCCGGTGGCACGGTATCCGGGCTCAGCGGCGCGGAGTGGGTCAACGCTGTGTCCGACGGGACCGACGATCTGACCATGCGTGCGCTGGTTTCCGAGCTGTCGGGTGAGCAGATGCCGGTGAAGTCGGCCAATGACATCCCCCGGTTCGTCACCGGGGTGCTGGCTCGGGTGCAGGAAGCCTGGGTCGGCCGTCAGATCGCGGAGCTGAAGTCGAAGCTGCAGCGGGTGTCGTCGACCGAGCAGGCCGAGGCTTATTTGGCGCTGTTCGGTGATCTGGTGGCGTTGGAGCAGTACCGCAAGAGTTTGCTCACCCAGGCGATGGGGAATCACAATGACTTCGCCGCGGGCTGA